One region of Mucilaginibacter gotjawali genomic DNA includes:
- a CDS encoding YceD family protein — MKSLRNFSIPFTGLKLGKHGFEFEVTDAFFDEFEYSLVKKANLKCQVELEKQETMIILNFRITGTIDTNCDRCLAPYPQYVDVREQQVAKFGEEAIDEDEEIIILTKNDHEIDISKLIYEYINVALPLITVCIDEGNTPYCDKEMLESLNKLTASTEQNEQVDPRWEALKNLNKK, encoded by the coding sequence TTGAAATCGCTAAGAAATTTTTCGATTCCTTTTACCGGCCTTAAACTGGGAAAGCACGGGTTTGAATTCGAAGTAACGGATGCTTTTTTTGATGAATTTGAATATTCACTGGTAAAAAAAGCGAATTTGAAATGCCAGGTGGAGCTGGAAAAACAGGAAACGATGATCATCCTGAATTTTCGGATCACGGGCACGATTGATACCAACTGCGACCGTTGCCTGGCGCCCTATCCGCAATATGTGGATGTACGCGAGCAGCAGGTGGCCAAGTTTGGTGAAGAGGCAATTGACGAGGATGAGGAGATCATTATCCTTACCAAAAACGACCACGAGATTGATATCTCGAAGTTGATTTACGAATACATAAACGTTGCATTGCCGCTGATTACGGTTTGCATTGATGAGGGTAACACCCCTTATTGTGATAAAGAAATGCTGGAAAGCCTGAATAAGCTGACCGCAAGTACTGAACAAAACGAGCAAGTTGACCCACGCTGGGAAGCGCTCAAAAATTTAAATAAAAAATAA
- the rpmF gene encoding 50S ribosomal protein L32 has protein sequence MPHPKRKISKSRRDKRRTHDNAPLPTLTTCKTTGAVHLPHRAYTVDGNVYYNGKLLIEKAAVA, from the coding sequence ATGCCACATCCAAAACGTAAAATATCCAAATCAAGGAGAGACAAGCGCAGAACGCATGACAATGCTCCTTTGCCAACTTTAACTACCTGCAAAACTACTGGTGCCGTGCATTTGCCGCACCGTGCTTACACTGTTGATGGTAATGTTTACTACAACGGAAAGTTACTGATCGAGAAAGCAGCCGTAGCTTAA
- the plsX gene encoding phosphate acyltransferase PlsX, whose product MKIGLDIMGGDFAPQATVLGAIAAFKMLAADQKLVLIGDKDIAVSILQENNFSPDNFEYVHTTEVIGMGEHPTKAIVQKPNSSIAIGFKLLKEGELQAFSSAGNSGAMLVGAMFSIKAIPGVLRPAITSIVPRLKGSLGMLVDVGANADCKPEFLPQFGALGSLFAQYVYHIENPRVALMNIGEEEEKGNILCQAAYPLMKESKLINFVGNIEGRDAFEDCADVIVCDGFTGNVILKLAESFYDVCVQRNIKDPFFDMFNYEQYGGSPILGVNAPVVVGHGISSPEAIKNMVLLSKNMVESTLVEKIKLAFQ is encoded by the coding sequence ATGAAGATTGGCTTAGATATTATGGGCGGCGATTTCGCTCCGCAGGCTACAGTCTTAGGGGCAATTGCTGCTTTTAAGATGTTAGCTGCTGATCAAAAACTGGTGTTAATAGGCGATAAGGACATCGCCGTTAGTATCCTTCAGGAAAATAATTTCAGCCCCGATAATTTTGAATATGTTCATACCACCGAGGTGATCGGCATGGGTGAACATCCTACAAAAGCCATCGTACAAAAGCCAAATTCCAGTATCGCTATTGGTTTTAAATTGCTTAAGGAGGGAGAGCTCCAGGCTTTTTCGTCTGCAGGCAATAGCGGCGCTATGCTGGTTGGGGCCATGTTTAGTATTAAAGCTATACCCGGCGTGTTACGCCCGGCAATCACAAGTATTGTTCCGCGGCTGAAGGGCAGTTTGGGTATGCTTGTTGATGTTGGCGCCAATGCCGATTGTAAGCCGGAATTTTTGCCGCAGTTTGGCGCCCTGGGCAGCTTATTTGCTCAATATGTTTACCATATTGAAAACCCGCGGGTTGCCCTGATGAATATTGGCGAGGAAGAGGAAAAAGGCAATATACTTTGCCAGGCCGCCTACCCGCTGATGAAAGAAAGCAAGCTAATTAATTTTGTTGGTAATATTGAAGGGCGCGATGCCTTTGAAGACTGTGCAGATGTAATTGTTTGCGATGGCTTTACCGGGAACGTTATCCTGAAGCTTGCTGAATCATTTTACGACGTATGTGTTCAAAGGAATATCAAAGACCCGTTTTTTGATATGTTTAATTATGAGCAATACGGTGGAAGCCCTATACTAGGTGTAAACGCGCCGGTGGTGGTGGGCCATGGCATATCAAGTCCTGAAGCGATAAAAAATATGGTGCTTTTATCAAAAAATATGGTGGAAAGCACTCTTGTTGAAAAAATAAAACTGGCTTTCCAGTAA
- a CDS encoding beta-ketoacyl-ACP synthase III — MSKIHAAITAVHGYVPDYVLTNHELETMVETNDEWITSRTGIKERRILKGEGLGTSDMAVPAVKALLEKRGIGAEEIDLIIFCTTTPDFVFPATANILANKIGAKNAWGYDLQAACSGFIFGLATGAQFIESGKHKKVLVVGGDKMSAITNFKDRATCIIFGDGCGAVLLEPNDEGNGVIDSILRSDGSGAAFLHQKAGGSVKPATHESIDAYEHYAYQEGQAVFKFAVTNMADVAAEVMERNSLTADDIAWLVPHQANKRIIDATANRTGVSADKVIINIERYGNTTNGTIPLCLWEWEDKFKKGDNLILAAFGGGFTWGSIYLKWAY, encoded by the coding sequence ATGAGTAAAATTCACGCTGCTATTACAGCCGTACATGGTTATGTACCCGATTATGTACTAACTAACCATGAGCTGGAAACAATGGTAGAGACCAATGATGAATGGATAACCTCACGTACCGGAATTAAAGAACGCCGGATTTTAAAAGGCGAAGGTTTGGGTACTTCGGATATGGCCGTGCCGGCCGTTAAAGCTTTGCTTGAAAAACGCGGTATTGGCGCCGAGGAAATTGACCTGATCATTTTTTGTACCACCACCCCCGATTTTGTATTTCCGGCTACGGCCAATATCCTTGCCAATAAAATAGGCGCCAAAAATGCCTGGGGTTACGACCTGCAGGCAGCCTGCTCCGGGTTTATATTCGGGCTGGCCACCGGCGCACAGTTTATTGAAAGCGGCAAGCACAAAAAGGTATTGGTAGTTGGCGGCGATAAAATGTCAGCAATAACAAACTTTAAGGACCGCGCCACCTGTATTATTTTTGGCGATGGCTGCGGTGCTGTTTTGCTTGAACCAAATGATGAAGGCAATGGCGTAATCGACTCTATTTTACGTAGCGATGGTTCGGGCGCAGCTTTCCTGCACCAAAAGGCAGGCGGCTCGGTAAAACCCGCAACCCACGAATCTATAGATGCTTACGAGCATTATGCTTACCAGGAAGGCCAGGCTGTTTTTAAATTTGCCGTTACCAATATGGCCGACGTTGCTGCCGAAGTAATGGAACGCAATAGCCTTACTGCCGATGATATAGCCTGGCTGGTACCTCACCAGGCTAACAAACGGATTATTGATGCAACAGCAAACCGTACCGGCGTAAGCGCTGATAAGGTAATTATCAATATTGAACGGTATGGCAATACCACAAACGGAACTATACCCCTATGTTTGTGGGAATGGGAAGATAAATTTAAAAAAGGAGATAACCTGATCCTGGCCGCTTTTGGCGGAGGATTTACCTGGGGATCGATTTATTTAAAGTGGGCTTATTGA
- the accB gene encoding acetyl-CoA carboxylase biotin carboxyl carrier protein: MDIKQIQDLIRFVAKSGVNEVSIEQNDFKITIKTNQVQTVVNATVPEGLHYAPAPAAVPPPAPVAAAPVAEPVADTSKFVVVKSPMIGTFYRSASPDKPLFVNVGDEIKPGSVLCIIEAMKLFNEIESEISGRIVKILVDNASPVEYDQPLFLVEPA, translated from the coding sequence ATGGATATTAAACAAATTCAGGATCTTATACGCTTTGTTGCCAAATCAGGAGTAAACGAAGTATCCATAGAACAGAATGATTTTAAGATCACCATTAAAACCAACCAGGTTCAAACTGTTGTTAATGCAACTGTACCCGAAGGGCTTCATTACGCACCTGCTCCGGCAGCAGTGCCGCCGCCTGCTCCTGTAGCGGCCGCGCCAGTCGCCGAACCTGTTGCTGATACCTCAAAATTTGTTGTGGTAAAATCACCAATGATCGGTACTTTTTACCGCTCGGCAAGCCCTGACAAACCTCTTTTTGTAAATGTGGGTGATGAGATCAAACCCGGATCAGTGCTTTGCATCATCGAAGCCATGAAGCTTTTCAATGAAATTGAATCTGAAATTTCGGGCCGTATCGTAAAAATACTGGTTGATAACGCATCACCGGTTGAATATGACCAACCTTTATTTTTGGTAGAACCTGCTTAA
- the accC gene encoding acetyl-CoA carboxylase biotin carboxylase subunit, whose protein sequence is MFKKILIANRGEIALRIIRTCKEMGIKTVAVYSTADRDSLHVRFADEAVCIGPPPSRDSYLNIPNIISAAELTNADAIHPGYGFLSENAKFSAICAEYGIKFIGATAAQINAMGDKASAKETMKKAGVPTIPGSEGLLTGVKEGIDIAKKIGYPIILKATAGGGGRGMRIVWKDEEFEAAWDSARAESGAAFGNDGMYLEKYVQDPRHIEIQVVGDQYGKVCHLSERDCSIQRRHQKLVEESPSPFMTEKLRKKMGDAAIKGAKAVKYEGAGTVEFLVDKDRNFYFMEMNTRIQVEHPVTEEVINFDLIKEQIKVAAGIPISGKNYEPQMHAIECRINAEDPANNFRPSPGKITNFHSPGGHGVRIDTHVYTGYVIPPNYDSMIAKVICVAQTRDEALSTMERALSEFVIEGVKTTIPFHLQLLKDPNFRAGNFTTKFMDTFEYHG, encoded by the coding sequence ATGTTTAAAAAAATATTAATAGCTAACCGCGGTGAAATTGCCCTGAGAATTATACGCACGTGTAAGGAAATGGGGATAAAAACCGTAGCTGTATATTCAACTGCCGACAGGGATAGCCTGCACGTGCGTTTTGCCGATGAGGCCGTATGTATAGGCCCCCCGCCCAGCCGTGATTCTTATTTAAATATCCCCAATATTATTTCAGCTGCTGAATTAACCAACGCCGATGCGATCCATCCGGGCTATGGTTTTCTTTCTGAAAACGCAAAGTTCTCTGCCATTTGTGCGGAGTACGGGATAAAATTTATTGGCGCTACTGCTGCGCAGATCAATGCCATGGGCGATAAAGCCTCGGCAAAAGAGACCATGAAAAAAGCAGGCGTACCTACTATTCCGGGTTCCGAGGGATTATTGACCGGTGTAAAAGAAGGTATTGATATTGCAAAAAAAATAGGCTATCCTATCATATTAAAAGCAACTGCCGGCGGTGGCGGCAGGGGCATGCGCATTGTTTGGAAGGATGAGGAGTTTGAAGCAGCCTGGGATTCGGCCCGGGCGGAGTCGGGTGCTGCATTTGGTAACGATGGCATGTACCTGGAGAAATATGTGCAGGATCCTCGCCACATCGAGATCCAGGTAGTGGGCGACCAGTATGGCAAAGTTTGCCACCTTTCCGAAAGGGATTGCTCTATCCAGCGCCGTCACCAAAAATTGGTAGAAGAATCTCCTTCGCCGTTTATGACGGAGAAGCTGCGCAAGAAAATGGGCGATGCTGCTATTAAAGGCGCAAAAGCTGTTAAATATGAAGGCGCCGGGACCGTAGAGTTTTTGGTTGACAAAGACCGGAACTTTTATTTTATGGAGATGAACACCCGCATCCAGGTAGAACACCCGGTTACGGAAGAAGTGATCAATTTCGACCTGATCAAAGAACAGATCAAAGTTGCTGCAGGCATCCCGATATCGGGCAAAAACTACGAGCCGCAGATGCACGCCATTGAATGCCGCATCAATGCCGAAGATCCGGCAAACAACTTCAGGCCTTCGCCCGGAAAGATCACCAATTTTCATTCACCCGGCGGTCATGGGGTTCGTATTGATACCCATGTATATACCGGTTATGTTATCCCGCCGAATTACGATTCAATGATTGCGAAAGTGATTTGCGTGGCACAAACCCGCGATGAAGCTTTAAGCACCATGGAGCGCGCGTTAAGCGAATTTGTAATTGAAGGCGTAAAAACCACTATTCCATTCCATTTACAATTGTTGAAGGACCCCAATTTCAGGGCCGGTAATTTTACAACAAAGTTTATGGACACTTTTGAGTATCACGGATAA
- the tatC gene encoding twin-arginine translocase subunit TatC, with amino-acid sequence MSIFSKLTRSIKEKGEQMGAEMSFFQHLEALRWHLIRSALAILVFAIVAFIYYHEIFYNVILGPTRTDFWTYRMMCNMGGFFHSLIPYIDAKGFCVGEINFHLINTDLAGQFNLQFSSSIMIGLIAGIPYLLYEIWRFIRPALHEKERKAASGFVFYCSALFALGVMFGYYVVTPLSIRFFVNYKISDSIDNLFSIDSFISSESMLTLVAGIVFQLPIVVYILSSLDILTPKFMREKRRYATVIILVLAAIITPSPDALTMLVVAMPLFILYEFSIWVAVMVQRKKKKNEETGLTVQ; translated from the coding sequence ATGAGCATATTCAGCAAACTGACCAGGTCGATCAAGGAAAAAGGGGAACAGATGGGCGCTGAAATGTCGTTTTTTCAGCACCTGGAGGCCCTGCGCTGGCACCTCATCAGGTCTGCTTTAGCGATATTGGTATTTGCCATCGTCGCTTTTATTTATTACCACGAAATTTTCTACAATGTAATCCTGGGTCCAACCCGTACTGATTTCTGGACCTACCGGATGATGTGCAACATGGGAGGCTTTTTTCATAGCTTGATTCCCTATATTGATGCCAAAGGGTTTTGTGTCGGTGAAATAAACTTCCATTTGATCAATACCGACCTGGCCGGGCAGTTTAACCTGCAGTTCAGCTCGTCTATCATGATCGGACTCATAGCGGGCATTCCTTATCTTTTGTATGAGATCTGGCGATTTATCAGACCGGCCCTGCACGAAAAAGAACGTAAAGCTGCCAGCGGTTTTGTGTTTTATTGTTCTGCTTTGTTTGCGCTTGGCGTTATGTTTGGCTACTATGTGGTAACCCCTTTATCCATCAGGTTTTTTGTCAATTACAAAATCAGCGATTCCATCGATAATTTGTTCAGTATAGATTCCTTCATCTCGTCGGAAAGTATGCTGACGCTTGTTGCCGGGATCGTTTTTCAACTGCCGATAGTAGTGTATATCCTTTCGAGCCTGGACATCTTGACGCCGAAGTTTATGCGCGAAAAACGGCGTTATGCTACGGTGATCATTTTGGTACTGGCTGCTATTATCACACCTTCGCCGGATGCGTTGACGATGCTGGTGGTAGCGATGCCATTGTTCATACTATATGAGTTCAGCATCTGGGTAGCCGTTATGGTACAGCGCAAGAAGAAGAAAAATGAGGAAACCGGATTGACGGTTCAGTAA
- the rpiB gene encoding ribose 5-phosphate isomerase B, whose product MKQGLKIAIGGDHAGFEYKQAIIDFLSGQEVKDFGPFSADSCDYPDFAHPVALAVESGEFDFGILICGSGNGVAITANKHQGIRAAICWNEELADRARSHNNANILCLPARHISLEEAKKIVDIFFTIEFEGGRHANRVDKIAC is encoded by the coding sequence ATGAAACAGGGGCTAAAAATTGCAATTGGCGGAGATCACGCAGGGTTTGAATACAAACAGGCGATCATTGATTTTTTATCAGGACAGGAAGTTAAGGATTTTGGTCCTTTTTCTGCCGATTCATGCGATTATCCTGATTTTGCCCACCCCGTGGCTTTAGCCGTTGAGAGCGGAGAATTTGATTTTGGCATCCTGATCTGCGGCAGCGGAAATGGGGTGGCCATCACCGCCAACAAACACCAGGGTATCCGCGCGGCTATCTGCTGGAATGAGGAACTGGCCGACCGTGCCCGCAGCCATAACAACGCCAATATTTTATGTTTGCCCGCCCGCCATATTTCTTTGGAAGAAGCAAAAAAGATAGTCGACATATTTTTCACGATTGAATTTGAAGGCGGAAGACACGCAAACAGGGTGGATAAGATTGCCTGCTGA
- a CDS encoding LutB/LldF family L-lactate oxidation iron-sulfur protein yields MSSTAEEFLVASEEKAFDKRHRRIINYNIGKYDAAVERGLSRIINLENIKRKQHVIKWRVMENLDKYLPEFEANFMKHGGKVIWANDAEEANREILNILQKAGAKTVVKSKSMVTEEIQLNEFLEANHIESLETDLGEYIVQLLGQKPYHIVTPAMHLSKEDIAKLFNERFGTPLDYTPEQLTQKARELLRDKYVQADVGITGGNFLIADTGSVAVSENEGNARLSISFPKIHIAVVGIEKIIPSIADLDMFWPMLATHGTGQNLTVYNTLLNGPRKPDETDGPDEMYVVLLDNGRTNLLAQKEQRQALYCIRCGACLNACPVYKNIGGHTYETTYSGPIGSIISPHMNGMEQFKHLSYASSLCGKCTEVCPVKIDIHKMLLLNRRDAVNEHLVTPMEKYGWTAWKQGMLKRKWMDFFSGKTKNFLLKRFFKKTWGHYREMPTVAPKSFSQEWMERNGGRD; encoded by the coding sequence ATGAGCAGTACGGCGGAAGAATTTTTGGTAGCTTCAGAGGAAAAGGCATTTGATAAAAGGCACAGGCGTATTATCAATTACAACATTGGTAAATACGATGCGGCTGTTGAAAGGGGATTGTCGCGCATCATCAACCTTGAAAACATTAAGCGCAAGCAGCATGTGATTAAATGGCGGGTGATGGAAAACCTGGATAAATACCTGCCCGAATTTGAAGCCAACTTTATGAAACACGGGGGCAAGGTGATTTGGGCCAATGATGCCGAAGAAGCTAACCGCGAGATCCTTAATATCCTGCAAAAAGCGGGCGCCAAAACCGTAGTAAAATCAAAATCGATGGTGACCGAGGAAATTCAGCTCAATGAATTTTTGGAGGCAAATCATATCGAATCGCTGGAAACCGATTTGGGCGAGTATATTGTGCAATTGCTGGGCCAAAAACCATATCATATTGTTACGCCGGCGATGCACCTTAGCAAAGAGGATATTGCCAAATTATTTAATGAACGCTTTGGCACCCCGCTTGATTACACCCCCGAACAACTCACCCAAAAAGCCCGCGAGTTATTGCGCGATAAATATGTGCAGGCGGATGTGGGCATTACAGGTGGCAATTTTTTAATTGCCGATACAGGCAGCGTTGCTGTGAGCGAAAATGAAGGTAACGCCCGTTTAAGCATATCATTTCCTAAAATACATATTGCGGTGGTGGGGATTGAAAAGATCATTCCTTCGATAGCCGACCTGGATATGTTTTGGCCCATGCTGGCTACGCATGGTACCGGTCAGAATTTAACCGTTTACAATACCCTGTTAAACGGCCCCCGTAAACCAGACGAAACCGACGGGCCCGACGAAATGTACGTGGTATTGCTGGATAATGGCCGCACCAACCTGCTTGCCCAAAAAGAACAGCGGCAGGCGCTATATTGCATCCGCTGCGGCGCCTGTTTAAATGCCTGTCCGGTGTATAAAAATATTGGCGGCCATACTTACGAAACCACGTACAGCGGCCCGATAGGCTCCATTATTTCGCCGCATATGAACGGCATGGAGCAATTTAAGCACCTGAGCTATGCCTCCAGCCTTTGCGGAAAATGTACGGAAGTTTGCCCGGTGAAGATCGACATCCACAAAATGCTGCTCCTGAACCGCCGGGATGCAGTAAACGAACACCTGGTGACCCCCATGGAAAAATATGGCTGGACGGCCTGGAAACAAGGGATGCTGAAACGCAAATGGATGGACTTTTTCAGCGGCAAAACCAAAAACTTCTTGCTAAAACGGTTCTTCAAAAAAACCTGGGGCCATTACCGCGAAATGCCCACAGTAGCGCCAAAATCCTTCAGCCAGGAATGGATGGAAAGGAATGGGGGGAGAGATTAG
- a CDS encoding SMI1/KNR4 family protein, with protein sequence MKFLQLSKKLTYEELKEVENQLGVSFTPNFRDHYVKYNGGYPVNRNYLWPDGVKTRINHFFSIRYKGFTQLEEAYMDLFVIEQILPVGFLPFASDDGGDFFCISTLPDKYNAIFFCDMHHYDAEIFENYFTQLSISFNDFIENLID encoded by the coding sequence ATGAAATTTTTGCAATTAAGCAAAAAGTTGACTTATGAAGAACTAAAAGAAGTAGAAAATCAATTAGGGGTTTCGTTTACCCCAAATTTCAGAGATCATTATGTCAAATACAACGGAGGGTATCCCGTTAATAGAAATTATCTGTGGCCTGATGGAGTCAAAACAAGAATAAACCATTTTTTCTCTATTCGATATAAGGGATTTACCCAGTTAGAAGAAGCCTACATGGATTTATTTGTTATCGAGCAGATATTGCCAGTAGGTTTCTTACCGTTTGCGTCAGATGATGGAGGGGATTTTTTTTGTATTTCGACATTACCTGACAAGTATAATGCAATATTCTTTTGTGATATGCACCATTACGATGCTGAAATATTTGAAAATTATTTCACTCAGTTATCTATTTCTTTTAATGATTTTATTGAAAATCTGATTGATTAA
- a CDS encoding DUF4198 domain-containing protein: MNYKRKIPLILLILAAAIGLAATTHDYFLLPENFFLHKGDKLNLHLLEGDLFLKQNEVAPQTAKIISFVLYSGKKKTDLTSLAKDTSILLKDFPMETSGQSLVSITTGVDHSNYSRDNYADFLTQLGNDKLADKIKNGTQFRVKEKHARYIKTLFSVDNHDGSDYEKVLGEASEIVLKDNPYKKQYGDDMVAQLLFSGKPAKGEVVALYIKSLGGNVYTQTYTTDNKGEISITMSREGIYMLRSVHVEPTGDKDADYVSWWTTYTFPFSSSDEMPNTYKEFGFGNVH; this comes from the coding sequence ATGAACTATAAACGAAAGATACCCCTCATCCTGCTGATCCTGGCCGCGGCCATAGGCCTTGCGGCAACTACCCACGATTATTTCCTGCTGCCCGAGAACTTTTTTCTGCATAAGGGCGATAAACTTAACCTCCACCTGTTAGAGGGTGATTTATTTTTAAAGCAGAATGAAGTTGCCCCGCAAACCGCAAAGATCATCTCCTTTGTGCTTTATTCGGGCAAAAAGAAAACGGATCTTACCAGTCTTGCCAAAGACACTTCGATATTACTGAAGGATTTCCCCATGGAAACCAGCGGGCAGTCCCTGGTGTCCATCACTACCGGGGTTGATCACAGCAATTATTCGCGCGATAATTATGCCGATTTTTTAACCCAATTGGGTAATGATAAGCTGGCCGACAAGATAAAAAATGGCACCCAGTTCCGTGTAAAGGAAAAACATGCACGGTATATAAAAACATTATTTTCCGTTGATAACCATGATGGCAGCGACTACGAAAAAGTACTTGGCGAAGCCAGCGAAATTGTTTTAAAAGACAATCCTTACAAAAAGCAATATGGCGATGATATGGTGGCCCAGCTTTTATTCAGCGGCAAACCGGCAAAAGGCGAAGTGGTAGCGCTTTATATCAAATCGCTTGGCGGCAATGTTTATACCCAAACCTATACCACCGATAATAAGGGCGAAATATCCATCACCATGAGCCGCGAGGGCATTTATATGCTGCGCAGTGTGCATGTGGAACCTACCGGCGACAAAGATGCCGATTATGTTAGCTGGTGGACCACCTACACCTTCCCCTTCAGCAGTTCAGACGAAATGCCTAATACTTATAAAGAATTCGGGTTCGGGAATGTGCATTAG
- a CDS encoding alpha-ketoacid dehydrogenase subunit alpha/beta: MIFDRKNLTNNQLIDFYSKLLWPRMIEEKMLILLRQGRIGKWFSGIGQEAIAIGSTLAMNSDEYILPMHRNLGVFTAREIPLSRLMAQWQGKASGFTKGRDRSFHFGTQEYKIIGMISHLGPQMALADGIALADVLSKRSRATLVFTGEGATSEGDFHEALNIAAVWNLPVIFLIENNGYGLSTPVSEQYKARQLVDKAIGYGMEGRRIDGNNLLEVYHTISELATGMRTKPRPVLVECMTFRMRGHEEASGTKYVPQYLFDFWKEKDPLANFEKYLIDEHVLRPEWLPQMRAEFTTLIDSEIEKAFSEPDIIPNAETEVADMYKAHNLPTFQPSNLPTKKRYIDAISDGLRQSMLKFEHLVIMGQDIAEYGGAFKITQGFVEEFGKDRVRNTPICESGIVGAAMGLALNGYKAVMEMQFADFVTSGFNQVVNNLAKTHYRWEQAVDVVIRMPAGAGTGAGPFHSQSNEAWFTKTPGLKVVYPAFPDDAKGLLMAAIDDPNPVMYFEHKYLYRSNTGEVPDGDYYVEIGKAKIIQAGNKASIITFGLGVHWAIAYAAKHPDLSLEIIDLRSLQPWDKEAVEQSAKKTGRVLILHEDTLTNGFGGEIAAHIAEHCFIHLDAPVMRCASLDTAIPMNKALEDQFLAKARLEETMERLLNY, from the coding sequence ATGATTTTCGACAGGAAAAACCTGACAAATAACCAGCTGATAGATTTTTATTCGAAGTTGCTGTGGCCGCGCATGATCGAAGAGAAAATGCTGATCCTGTTACGGCAGGGGCGCATCGGTAAATGGTTTTCGGGGATAGGGCAGGAGGCCATTGCCATTGGCAGTACCCTTGCCATGAACAGTGATGAATACATCCTGCCAATGCACCGCAACCTTGGCGTGTTTACCGCGCGCGAGATCCCGCTTTCGCGGCTGATGGCGCAATGGCAGGGCAAGGCCTCCGGTTTTACAAAAGGGCGCGACAGGTCGTTTCATTTTGGCACGCAGGAATATAAGATCATCGGGATGATCTCGCACCTTGGCCCGCAGATGGCCCTGGCTGATGGTATTGCACTGGCTGATGTGTTGAGCAAACGCAGCCGGGCCACCCTGGTTTTTACCGGCGAAGGCGCCACCAGCGAGGGAGATTTCCACGAGGCGTTAAATATAGCTGCGGTATGGAACCTGCCGGTGATTTTTTTGATAGAGAATAATGGTTACGGGCTAAGCACGCCCGTGAGCGAACAATATAAAGCCAGGCAACTGGTTGACAAAGCGATAGGCTACGGCATGGAAGGCCGCCGCATTGACGGCAATAATTTGCTGGAAGTTTACCATACCATCAGTGAATTAGCCACTGGCATGCGCACCAAACCACGCCCGGTATTGGTGGAGTGTATGACCTTCAGGATGCGGGGGCATGAAGAAGCATCAGGCACCAAATATGTGCCGCAGTATTTATTTGATTTTTGGAAAGAGAAAGATCCGCTGGCCAACTTTGAAAAGTATTTGATAGATGAACATGTACTTCGCCCCGAATGGCTGCCGCAGATGCGCGCAGAGTTTACGACCCTGATCGATTCGGAAATTGAAAAAGCATTCAGTGAGCCCGACATTATCCCCAATGCGGAAACAGAGGTTGCTGATATGTACAAAGCGCACAACCTTCCAACATTCCAACCTTCCAACCTTCCAACAAAAAAAAGATACATCGACGCCATCAGCGATGGCCTGCGTCAAAGCATGCTCAAATTTGAACACCTGGTGATCATGGGCCAGGATATTGCCGAATATGGCGGCGCTTTTAAAATAACGCAGGGTTTTGTGGAAGAGTTTGGTAAAGACAGGGTGCGAAACACCCCCATTTGCGAATCGGGTATTGTAGGCGCCGCCATGGGGCTGGCTTTAAACGGCTACAAAGCGGTAATGGAGATGCAGTTTGCCGATTTTGTTACCAGCGGTTTCAACCAGGTAGTAAACAATCTGGCCAAAACACATTACCGATGGGAGCAGGCAGTTGACGTGGTGATCAGGATGCCGGCAGGCGCCGGGACAGGCGCAGGACCGTTCCATTCGCAAAGCAACGAAGCCTGGTTTACTAAAACACCGGGATTAAAAGTAGTATACCCTGCTTTTCCTGACGATGCCAAGGGCCTGCTGATGGCTGCCATTGACGATCCCAACCCGGTAATGTATTTTGAGCATAAATACCTCTACCGCAGCAACACCGGCGAAGTGCCCGACGGCGATTATTATGTAGAAATAGGTAAAGCAAAGATCATACAGGCAGGGAACAAAGCCAGCATCATTACTTTTGGCCTGGGCGTGCACTGGGCGATAGCATATGCGGCCAAACACCCTGATCTCTCGCTGGAGATCATCGACCTGCGCAGCCTGCAGCCATGGGATAAAGAAGCAGTAGAGCAAAGCGCAAAAAAGACCGGCCGCGTTTTGATTTTGCATGAAGATACCTTAACCAATGGTTTCGGAGGTGAAATAGCCGCTCATATTGCCGAACATTGTTTTATACACCTTGATGCTCCTGTGATGCGTTGCGCCAGCCTGGATACTGCTATCCCGATGAATAAGGCGCTTGAAGATCAGTTTTTGGCCAAAGCAAGGCTGGAAGAGACCATGGAACGGTTATTGAACTATTAG